A region of Rhizobium grahamii DNA encodes the following proteins:
- a CDS encoding tetratricopeptide repeat protein produces the protein MTRRLAAILDADVVGFSRLMGLDEAGTFACLKAHNSDIIVPSILSHHGRVVKFVGDGVLAEFASVVDAVACAVDIQNALLQRNEPTEPERRMRWRIGIHVDDVLAQDDDIFGDGVSIAASLQALAPPGGICISQQVNDQIRSKLEFRAVDFGNRRFENIERPIRVWRWVAKENTQPASPAAPREETALPARNRPSIAVLPFTNMSSIEGQEHFSDGFTDELIGTLARCRWLLVAARNSSFSYKGRQVNIQRVAEDLGVKYVLEGSVRRAADRVRITAQLLNGTDGTLLWAERYDRTLADIFEVQDELASEITGTVEPELGAIEFAALRGRAVLDMNAWEIYLKGLWHLYRFTLPDLTIAKALFEQAIGADPGFAQAQARLAYVHIQLGWYGSLDERADRICEAIELAERAIVLDQKEPAAHLALGRALALDGATTAGIAHLRNATELDPSFAQAHFALGQALCYADHPEQGIPEIREAFRLSPRDPHLWTFHNMLAIASYQMDDMKSAARAARAALRSPNVTFWPAMALVAILGRQGRLEEAREAVSRLHRFRPGMTCADARREFYFGDNPVMGKAFIDRFVADLDAAGLPE, from the coding sequence ATGACGCGGCGTCTGGCAGCAATCTTGGACGCGGATGTCGTCGGCTTTTCCCGGCTGATGGGACTTGACGAAGCGGGCACCTTTGCGTGTCTGAAGGCGCACAATAGCGACATCATCGTCCCCAGCATCCTCAGCCACCATGGTCGCGTCGTAAAGTTCGTCGGCGATGGCGTGCTGGCGGAATTTGCGAGCGTCGTCGACGCCGTCGCCTGTGCCGTCGATATCCAGAACGCCCTGCTCCAACGCAACGAGCCGACGGAACCCGAGCGGCGCATGAGATGGCGTATCGGCATTCATGTCGACGACGTGTTGGCCCAGGACGACGATATCTTCGGGGATGGCGTCAGCATAGCCGCAAGCCTGCAGGCGCTGGCACCGCCGGGCGGCATATGCATATCCCAGCAGGTAAACGACCAGATCCGCTCGAAGCTCGAGTTCAGGGCGGTCGACTTCGGCAACCGCCGGTTTGAAAACATCGAACGGCCGATACGCGTTTGGCGATGGGTCGCCAAGGAAAATACACAGCCTGCGTCTCCCGCCGCGCCGCGCGAGGAGACCGCGTTGCCGGCGCGCAACCGTCCATCGATTGCCGTGCTGCCATTCACCAACATGTCCAGCATCGAGGGACAGGAGCATTTCTCGGATGGGTTTACCGATGAGCTGATCGGCACCCTTGCCCGCTGTCGCTGGCTGCTTGTCGCGGCCCGCAACTCGTCCTTCAGCTACAAGGGGCGTCAGGTGAACATCCAGCGCGTCGCCGAGGATCTCGGCGTCAAATACGTGCTCGAAGGCAGCGTCCGCCGTGCCGCCGATCGCGTCAGGATCACCGCACAGCTGCTGAACGGCACGGACGGGACGCTTCTCTGGGCGGAGCGATACGATCGCACCCTGGCGGATATTTTCGAGGTGCAGGACGAGCTTGCCTCCGAGATAACAGGCACCGTCGAGCCCGAGCTTGGCGCCATCGAATTCGCGGCGCTTCGCGGACGCGCCGTTCTCGACATGAATGCCTGGGAAATCTACCTGAAGGGCCTGTGGCATCTCTACCGCTTCACGCTCCCTGACCTGACGATTGCCAAGGCTCTGTTCGAACAGGCAATCGGCGCCGATCCCGGCTTTGCGCAGGCGCAGGCGCGGCTCGCCTATGTGCATATTCAGCTTGGATGGTACGGCTCCCTCGACGAGCGCGCTGACCGGATATGCGAAGCGATCGAGCTTGCCGAACGCGCGATCGTGTTGGACCAGAAGGAGCCCGCGGCCCATCTTGCGCTTGGCAGGGCGCTGGCGCTCGACGGAGCGACCACCGCCGGCATTGCCCATCTTCGCAACGCGACCGAACTTGACCCGAGCTTTGCGCAGGCGCACTTCGCGCTCGGGCAGGCACTCTGCTACGCCGATCACCCGGAACAGGGCATTCCCGAGATCCGCGAGGCATTCCGGCTGAGCCCCCGCGACCCGCATCTCTGGACGTTTCATAACATGCTCGCGATCGCCAGTTATCAGATGGACGACATGAAGAGTGCTGCCAGGGCAGCACGCGCGGCACTCCGCTCCCCGAATGTCACATTCTGGCCGGCCATGGCTTTGGTTGCGATCCTTGGGCGCCAGGGACGACTGGAGGAGGCGCGAGAAGCGGTCTCGCGGCTCCATCGCTTCCGCCCCGGAATGACATGCGCCGACGCCCGGCGCGAATTCTATTTCGGCGACAATCCTGTCATGGGCAAAGCCTTCATCGACCGTTTCGTCGCCGATCTCGATGCCGCCGGTCTGCCCGAATAA
- the xylB gene encoding xylulokinase, with the protein MYLGLDLGTSGVKAMLIDGDQKIIGSANGSLDVSRPHSGWSEQEPSHWIRATEEAVAGLKAKHSKELAVVKGIGLSGQMHGATLLDADDKVLRPCILWNDTRSYVEAAALDSDPRFRKLTGNIVFPGFTAPKLAWVAKHEPAIFAKVAKVLLPKDYLRLWLTGEHISEMSDSAGTSWLDTGKRAWSSELLAATGLDEKQMPHLIEGTEQGGKLRGELAGQWGITGSVVVAGGAGDNAASACGMGTVSDGAAFVSLGTSGVLFAANAAYLPKPESAVHAFCHALPNTWHQMGVILSATDALNWHSSVTGKSAADLTTELGETLKAPSGVTFLPYLSGERTPHNDAVIRGAFIGLEHESSRVVLTQAVLEGVSFAIRDNLEALRSAGTDISRVTAIGGGSRSRYWLASIATALGMPVDLPADGDFGAAFGAARLGLIAATGADPVAVCTPPKTAGTIEPVTALSGAYEDAYKRYRALYPAIKSLQH; encoded by the coding sequence ATGTATCTGGGTCTCGATCTCGGAACCTCCGGCGTCAAAGCCATGCTGATCGATGGCGATCAGAAGATCATCGGTTCGGCCAATGGTTCGCTCGACGTTTCGCGCCCGCATTCCGGCTGGTCGGAGCAGGAGCCCTCGCACTGGATCCGCGCGACGGAAGAGGCGGTTGCCGGCCTGAAGGCAAAACATTCGAAGGAGCTGGCTGTTGTGAAGGGCATCGGCCTTTCCGGCCAGATGCATGGCGCGACGCTGCTCGATGCCGACGACAAGGTGCTACGCCCCTGCATTCTCTGGAACGATACGCGCTCCTACGTCGAAGCGGCTGCGCTGGATTCCGATCCGCGCTTCCGCAAGCTGACCGGCAACATCGTTTTCCCCGGCTTCACCGCGCCGAAGCTTGCCTGGGTCGCCAAGCATGAGCCCGCGATTTTCGCCAAGGTAGCCAAGGTGCTGCTGCCGAAGGACTACCTGCGTCTCTGGCTGACCGGCGAGCACATCTCCGAAATGTCGGATTCAGCCGGCACCTCCTGGCTCGATACCGGCAAGCGTGCCTGGTCCTCCGAGCTGCTTGCGGCAACCGGTCTCGATGAAAAGCAGATGCCGCACCTGATCGAGGGCACGGAGCAGGGCGGCAAGCTGCGCGGCGAGCTGGCCGGCCAATGGGGTATTACTGGAAGCGTCGTCGTTGCCGGCGGCGCTGGCGATAACGCGGCCTCCGCCTGCGGCATGGGCACGGTCAGCGACGGCGCGGCCTTCGTGTCGCTCGGCACATCGGGCGTTCTTTTTGCGGCCAATGCTGCCTATCTGCCGAAGCCTGAGAGCGCCGTGCACGCCTTCTGCCATGCGCTGCCCAACACCTGGCATCAGATGGGCGTCATCCTTTCGGCGACGGACGCGCTGAACTGGCACTCCAGCGTGACTGGAAAGTCGGCCGCGGATCTGACCACCGAGCTCGGCGAAACGCTGAAGGCGCCCTCGGGCGTGACTTTCCTTCCCTATCTCTCCGGCGAGCGCACGCCGCACAACGATGCCGTCATTCGCGGCGCGTTCATCGGCCTCGAGCATGAGAGCAGCCGCGTCGTGCTGACCCAGGCGGTTCTCGAAGGCGTGTCCTTCGCCATCCGCGACAATCTGGAAGCGTTGCGCTCTGCTGGCACGGATATTTCCCGCGTCACGGCGATCGGCGGCGGCTCGCGCTCGCGCTACTGGCTGGCTTCGATCGCGACGGCACTCGGCATGCCGGTCGACCTGCCTGCCGATGGCGACTTCGGCGCGGCATTCGGCGCGGCGCGTCTCGGCCTGATCGCTGCCACAGGTGCTGATCCGGTTGCCGTCTGCACGCCACCAAAGACGGCGGGCACGATCGAACCCGTCACGGCGCTCTCCGGCGCCTATGAAGATGCCTACAAGCGCTACCGCGCTCTCTACCCGGCGATCAAATCGCTGCAGCACTAA
- a CDS encoding sugar ABC transporter ATP-binding protein produces the protein MSVDSVDAAPVVLSARRICKSFSGVQVLFSVNFDLRAGEVHALMGENGAGKSTLVKVMAGFEQPSSGEILLDGKPVVLPANGAAEALGIVLIHQEFNLAEHLTVTESLYLGREVTRFGVLDRKYMRSETRKALDLLGSHVDENALIGTLSIADKQMVEIAKAISRDARVVIMDEPTAVLSREETNFLFRQVRKLRDKGTSFIFVSHKLDEVMEITDRVTVLRDGQWVKTAPTSMLDGESIAQLMVGRELSSLYPAKVEPNVDEEVVLRVEGVSTGYVQDASFEVRKGEIIGFSGLIGSGRTELMEAIAGLRGRTAGDVHIRGDLVASGDVHAANRAGLAYMTKDRKSKGLLLRSGMMANLTLQSLGQHSRHGYLSPSSEAAALAKARRRFDIRVRDTNIVAGRMSGGNQQKLLLAKVMETEPEIIIIDEPTRGIDVGTKQQIYHFISALARDGRSIIVVSSEMPEVIGLCTRVAVMREGRIVGVLEGDEISEQEIMRYAAGLKKKAA, from the coding sequence ATGAGTGTGGATTCTGTCGACGCCGCGCCAGTGGTGTTGTCCGCTCGGCGCATCTGCAAGTCGTTCAGCGGCGTGCAAGTTCTCTTCAGTGTCAATTTCGATCTGCGCGCCGGCGAAGTCCACGCCCTGATGGGCGAAAACGGTGCGGGCAAGTCCACGCTCGTCAAGGTCATGGCAGGCTTCGAGCAGCCGAGTTCGGGCGAGATCCTGCTCGATGGCAAGCCTGTGGTGCTGCCGGCAAATGGTGCCGCGGAAGCGCTGGGCATCGTTCTCATTCACCAGGAATTCAATCTCGCCGAACATCTGACAGTCACCGAAAGCCTTTACCTTGGGCGCGAGGTTACGCGATTTGGCGTGCTTGACCGCAAATATATGCGCTCCGAGACCCGCAAGGCGCTCGACCTGCTTGGTTCGCATGTCGACGAGAATGCCCTGATCGGCACCTTGTCGATCGCCGACAAGCAGATGGTCGAAATCGCCAAGGCGATCAGCCGCGATGCGCGCGTCGTCATCATGGACGAGCCGACCGCGGTGCTGTCGCGGGAAGAAACGAACTTCCTGTTCCGCCAGGTCCGCAAGCTCCGCGATAAGGGTACGAGCTTCATCTTCGTATCGCACAAGCTCGACGAGGTGATGGAAATCACAGACCGGGTGACGGTGCTGCGCGATGGTCAGTGGGTGAAGACGGCGCCGACCTCGATGCTTGATGGCGAGTCGATCGCGCAGCTGATGGTCGGGCGCGAGCTGTCGAGCCTCTATCCCGCCAAGGTCGAGCCCAATGTCGACGAGGAAGTCGTTCTTCGGGTCGAGGGTGTGTCGACCGGGTATGTCCAGGATGCAAGCTTCGAGGTTCGCAAGGGCGAGATCATCGGCTTCTCCGGACTGATCGGCTCCGGCCGCACGGAGCTGATGGAGGCGATCGCCGGGCTTCGCGGCCGGACCGCCGGAGACGTTCACATTCGCGGCGATTTGGTTGCGTCTGGCGATGTGCATGCCGCCAATCGCGCCGGGCTTGCCTACATGACGAAAGATCGGAAGTCGAAGGGCCTGCTGCTGCGGTCGGGGATGATGGCGAACTTGACGCTGCAATCGCTCGGCCAGCATTCGCGGCACGGCTACCTTAGCCCGAGCAGCGAGGCTGCCGCACTCGCCAAGGCGCGGCGCCGTTTCGATATTCGCGTGCGCGACACCAACATCGTTGCCGGGCGCATGTCGGGCGGCAACCAGCAGAAACTGCTTTTGGCCAAGGTCATGGAGACCGAGCCCGAGATCATCATCATCGACGAGCCGACGCGCGGCATCGATGTCGGCACCAAGCAGCAGATCTATCATTTCATTTCGGCGCTGGCGCGCGATGGCCGCTCGATCATCGTCGTCTCCTCTGAAATGCCTGAGGTGATCGGCCTCTGCACGCGCGTTGCAGTGATGCGCGAGGGGCGGATCGTCGGCGTGCTCGAAGGCGACGAGATCTCGGAACAGGAGATCATGCGCTACGCCGCAGGATTGAAGAAGAAAGCCGCCTGA
- a CDS encoding phosphodiester glycosidase family protein — MDFRPGLLAAAMTLVAAMFAGAAAAEPCVQDTFENEAYVVCTVEKGKGDLRLFWKNADGEPYRDFSGVAEAVKKSGQSLAFAVNAGMYLPDFTPIGLYVEDGKELRPASTARSDAPPAGPVPNFYKKPNGVFFIDGTSAEILPTQEFLKRRPNVRIATQSGPMLVIDNKLNPIFIVGSTDRTRRGGVGICGDGVVRFAISEDSVNFHDFARLFRDHLACPNALFLDGGRGVGLYSPALGRNDTSWHGGFGPMLGFVE; from the coding sequence ATGGATTTCAGACCGGGTTTGCTTGCTGCAGCCATGACTTTGGTCGCAGCGATGTTTGCTGGTGCGGCTGCTGCGGAGCCTTGTGTGCAGGACACATTCGAAAACGAGGCCTATGTCGTTTGCACCGTCGAGAAAGGCAAAGGCGACCTCCGCCTGTTCTGGAAAAATGCGGATGGAGAACCTTATCGCGACTTCTCCGGCGTTGCCGAGGCTGTGAAGAAGAGCGGGCAGAGCTTGGCGTTCGCGGTCAATGCCGGCATGTATCTGCCCGATTTCACGCCGATCGGGCTCTATGTCGAAGACGGCAAGGAATTGCGACCGGCCAGCACCGCGCGAAGCGATGCGCCACCCGCCGGGCCGGTGCCGAACTTCTACAAGAAGCCGAATGGCGTGTTCTTCATCGATGGGACATCCGCGGAAATACTCCCGACCCAGGAGTTCCTGAAGCGCCGCCCGAATGTACGGATCGCCACCCAGTCCGGCCCGATGCTCGTCATCGACAATAAGCTGAACCCGATCTTCATCGTCGGTTCGACGGATAGGACCCGCCGCGGCGGCGTCGGCATCTGCGGCGATGGTGTCGTGCGCTTCGCGATCAGCGAAGACAGTGTGAATTTCCACGATTTCGCGCGCCTGTTTCGCGACCATCTGGCGTGCCCGAATGCGCTGTTTCTCGATGGTGGCCGAGGTGTCGGGCTTTACAGTCCCGCGCTCGGACGCAACGACACATCCTGGCACGGCGGCTTCGGCCCGATGTTGGGGTTTGTCGAGTAG
- a CDS encoding ABC transporter permease: MSVNEETREIRRRPWRDIDLRAVAPFAALILLLIVGALVNPNFIGITNLANVATRCAFVAIIAVGATFVISAGDLDLSVGSMVAFVASLMILLMNSGVIADPTLMLTAAVVFTLIAGALCGLANGLITTVGKIEPFIATLGTMGIYRGLTTWLSQGGAITLRSADIQTLYRPVYFGSIFGVPVPILVILAVTAVAAFILYRTRYGRHVVAVGSNSDVARYSGIAVNRVRTIAFVIQGLCVAIAVLLYVPRLGSTSATTGILWELQAITAVVVGGTALKGGAGRVWGTICGAFILELVGNIMLLSNFISEYLIGAIQGAIIIIAMLVQRSLVRKS, translated from the coding sequence ATGAGTGTAAACGAGGAGACCAGGGAAATCCGGCGTCGCCCCTGGCGGGATATCGATCTCAGGGCCGTTGCGCCGTTCGCGGCCCTCATTCTGCTGTTGATCGTCGGGGCTCTGGTCAATCCCAACTTCATCGGCATCACCAATCTCGCTAACGTTGCCACGCGCTGTGCGTTTGTCGCCATCATCGCCGTCGGCGCGACCTTCGTCATCTCCGCCGGCGATCTCGATCTGTCTGTCGGATCGATGGTTGCCTTCGTGGCGAGCCTGATGATCCTGCTGATGAACTCCGGCGTGATCGCCGACCCGACATTGATGCTGACGGCTGCGGTCGTCTTCACGTTGATCGCCGGCGCGCTCTGTGGGCTCGCCAACGGTTTGATCACCACGGTCGGGAAAATCGAGCCGTTCATTGCGACGCTCGGCACTATGGGCATCTATCGCGGCCTGACGACGTGGCTCAGCCAGGGCGGCGCGATCACGCTGCGCTCGGCCGATATCCAGACGCTGTACCGTCCGGTCTATTTCGGCAGCATTTTCGGTGTGCCCGTGCCGATCCTCGTCATTCTTGCCGTGACCGCTGTGGCCGCTTTCATTCTCTACCGCACGCGCTACGGCCGGCATGTGGTTGCAGTCGGCTCCAACAGCGATGTCGCGCGCTACTCCGGCATCGCCGTCAATCGTGTGCGTACGATCGCCTTCGTCATCCAGGGGCTCTGCGTCGCCATAGCCGTGCTGCTTTACGTGCCGCGTCTCGGCTCGACCTCGGCAACGACGGGTATCCTCTGGGAACTGCAGGCGATCACCGCCGTCGTCGTCGGCGGCACGGCCCTCAAGGGCGGTGCCGGTCGTGTATGGGGCACGATCTGCGGCGCCTTCATTCTCGAGCTCGTCGGCAACATCATGCTGCTGTCGAACTTCATCAGCGAGTATCTCATCGGCGCGATCCAGGGTGCGATCATCATCATCGCCATGCTGGTACAGCGCTCGCTGGTCCGCAAATCGTAA
- a CDS encoding LacI family DNA-binding transcriptional regulator has protein sequence MSNSTPATIEDVARIAEVSIATVSRAIHTPEKVANSTRLKVNQAIAITGYTTNAMARSLRLGRSNMILVVAPDIGDPNFSNILVGLENEARAHGYGILIGHTQNDAQRGLEYLKFLNSNQAAGLILFTGILPFGHQTMTARLPPSVGVFEPVFNGGIPYVGVDDVEGARKAVDLLLAEGHRKIAFIGDSRTRLAYSRRRQGYDEGLDAAGVPPDMRIVLEGDGTLESGRHAVEQLFMRDTLPTAFMCVNDQTAIGVMIGLGARGYDIPTDFSVTGFDDVPQAVFMSPPLTTIRQPRTAIGKQAMALLLEFLSDGQPAETEILLRPDLVVRNSVGAPSRRWSKR, from the coding sequence GTGTCGAATTCCACGCCCGCAACCATAGAAGACGTCGCTCGGATCGCCGAGGTTTCGATCGCGACGGTATCGCGGGCGATCCATACGCCGGAGAAGGTCGCCAACTCCACGCGCCTGAAGGTCAACCAGGCAATCGCCATCACCGGCTACACGACGAACGCCATGGCCCGCAGCCTGCGGCTTGGCCGGTCCAACATGATTCTGGTGGTTGCCCCCGATATCGGCGACCCGAACTTCTCCAACATTCTCGTCGGCCTTGAGAACGAGGCCCGCGCGCATGGCTACGGCATCCTGATCGGCCATACGCAGAACGATGCGCAGCGCGGCCTCGAATATCTGAAGTTCCTGAATTCCAATCAGGCCGCCGGGCTGATCCTTTTCACCGGCATCCTGCCCTTCGGCCATCAGACGATGACCGCCCGACTGCCGCCGAGCGTCGGCGTCTTCGAACCGGTTTTCAATGGCGGCATCCCCTATGTCGGCGTCGATGATGTCGAGGGCGCCAGAAAAGCCGTCGACCTGCTGCTGGCCGAGGGACACCGCAAGATCGCCTTCATCGGCGACAGCAGAACGCGCCTCGCCTACAGCCGGCGACGGCAGGGCTATGACGAAGGGCTCGATGCGGCCGGCGTCCCGCCCGACATGCGCATCGTGCTCGAAGGTGACGGTACGCTGGAAAGCGGCCGCCACGCGGTCGAACAGCTTTTCATGCGCGACACGCTGCCAACAGCCTTCATGTGCGTGAACGATCAGACGGCGATCGGTGTCATGATCGGCCTTGGCGCCCGCGGCTACGATATCCCGACCGACTTCTCGGTGACCGGCTTCGACGACGTGCCGCAAGCCGTCTTCATGTCGCCGCCGCTGACCACTATCCGCCAGCCGCGCACCGCGATCGGCAAGCAGGCCATGGCGCTTCTCCTTGAATTCCTGTCGGATGGCCAGCCGGCCGAGACAGAAATCCTGCTGCGGCCGGATCTCGTGGTGCGCAATTCGGTCGGTGCGCCCTCGCGGCGTTGGAGCAAGCGCTAG
- the xylA gene encoding xylose isomerase yields the protein MSTGFFGDIQKIKYEGPESTNPLAFRHYNKDEVVLGKRLEDHLRFAVAYWHTFAWEGGDPFGGRTFLRPWFEDSMKAAKLKADVAFELFEILDAPFYCFHDADVRPEGKNFAENTKNLNEIVDYFAEKQAATGTKLLWGTANLFSNRRFMSGAATNPDPDVFAYSAATVKTCMDATMKLGGANYVLWGGREGYETLLNTDLKKELDHLGRFLNLVVEYKHKIGFKGTILIEPKPQEPTKHQYDYDVATVYGFLKNHGLENEVKVNIEQGHAILAGHSFEHELALANALGIFGSIDMNRNDYQSGWDTDQFPNNVPEMALAYYQVLQGGGFTTGGTNFDAKLRRQSLDAEDLLIGHIGGMDACARGLKAAAKMIEDKALSGPLNARYAGWDSAEGQKLARGEYSLEQIAEWVEAKDINPQPKSGKQELLENIVNRYV from the coding sequence ATGAGCACCGGATTTTTCGGCGACATTCAGAAGATCAAGTATGAAGGCCCCGAGAGCACCAATCCGCTCGCCTTCCGCCACTACAACAAGGACGAAGTCGTTCTCGGCAAGCGCCTGGAAGACCATCTGCGCTTCGCAGTCGCCTACTGGCACACCTTTGCCTGGGAGGGCGGTGACCCCTTCGGCGGACGCACCTTCCTGCGCCCCTGGTTCGAAGACTCGATGAAGGCTGCCAAGCTGAAGGCCGACGTCGCGTTCGAACTCTTCGAGATCCTCGACGCACCGTTCTACTGCTTCCACGACGCCGATGTGCGCCCCGAAGGCAAGAACTTCGCCGAGAACACCAAGAACCTGAACGAGATCGTCGACTACTTCGCTGAAAAGCAGGCCGCGACCGGTACCAAGCTGCTCTGGGGCACGGCGAACCTCTTCTCCAACCGCCGCTTCATGTCGGGTGCCGCCACCAACCCGGATCCGGATGTCTTCGCCTACTCGGCCGCGACGGTTAAGACCTGCATGGACGCCACGATGAAGCTCGGCGGCGCCAACTACGTTCTCTGGGGCGGCCGCGAAGGCTATGAGACCCTGCTCAATACCGACCTCAAGAAGGAGCTCGACCACCTCGGCCGTTTCCTCAACCTCGTCGTCGAGTACAAGCACAAGATCGGCTTCAAGGGCACGATCCTCATCGAGCCGAAGCCGCAAGAGCCGACCAAGCACCAGTACGACTACGACGTCGCGACGGTCTACGGTTTCCTGAAGAACCACGGTCTCGAAAACGAAGTGAAGGTCAACATCGAGCAGGGCCATGCGATCCTCGCCGGCCACTCCTTCGAGCACGAACTGGCGCTTGCCAACGCGCTCGGCATCTTCGGTTCGATCGACATGAACCGCAACGACTACCAGTCCGGCTGGGATACCGACCAGTTCCCGAACAACGTTCCTGAGATGGCGCTTGCCTACTACCAGGTTCTGCAGGGCGGCGGTTTCACCACCGGCGGCACCAACTTCGACGCCAAGCTGCGCCGCCAGTCGCTCGACGCAGAAGATCTGCTGATCGGCCACATCGGTGGCATGGATGCCTGCGCCCGTGGTCTCAAGGCTGCTGCCAAGATGATCGAGGACAAGGCTCTGTCCGGTCCGCTTAACGCCCGCTATGCCGGTTGGGATTCGGCCGAAGGCCAGAAGCTCGCCCGCGGCGAATACTCGCTCGAGCAGATCGCCGAGTGGGTCGAAGCCAAGGACATCAACCCGCAGCCGAAGTCCGGCAAGCAGGAGCTGCTCGAAAACATCGTCAACCGTTACGTCTGA
- a CDS encoding substrate-binding domain-containing protein — MRKLVLGLAVAAVALAGTAYAQDKKFTIGVSIPAADHGWTSGVVFHAERIAKKLMEEHPGLNVIVKTSPDAASQANAVQDLDTQGIDALVILPSDPDPLVNAIKEVKGKGKYVALVDRAPSTNDDSVRDLYVAGNNPALGEVAGKYIAAQTPDAEVVIIRGLPIPIDQQRQDGFDKGIAGSKVKVLDRQYGNWNRDDAFKVMQDYLTKYPKIDVVWCQDDDMAVGVLQAIEQAKRTDIKYVVAGAGSKDMVKKVMDGDKMIPVDVLYPPAMVGTAMELTAAGLYDQVPVRGTFVLDATLVTKDNAKDFYFPDSPF; from the coding sequence ATGCGCAAACTCGTGTTGGGTCTTGCGGTTGCGGCCGTCGCACTGGCGGGCACCGCATACGCACAGGACAAGAAATTCACTATCGGCGTGTCCATTCCGGCCGCCGACCACGGCTGGACCTCCGGCGTGGTGTTTCATGCCGAACGCATCGCCAAGAAGCTGATGGAAGAGCATCCGGGCCTTAACGTCATCGTCAAGACCTCGCCGGATGCCGCCAGCCAGGCCAACGCCGTGCAGGACCTTGATACGCAGGGCATCGATGCGCTCGTCATCCTGCCGTCCGATCCGGATCCGCTCGTCAACGCCATCAAGGAAGTCAAGGGCAAGGGCAAGTACGTCGCGCTCGTCGACCGTGCACCTTCGACCAACGACGATTCCGTGCGCGATCTCTACGTCGCCGGTAACAACCCGGCGCTCGGCGAAGTCGCTGGCAAGTACATCGCAGCTCAGACGCCGGACGCTGAAGTTGTCATCATCCGCGGCCTGCCGATCCCGATCGACCAGCAGCGCCAGGACGGCTTCGACAAGGGCATTGCCGGCTCCAAGGTCAAGGTTCTCGACCGCCAGTACGGCAACTGGAACCGCGACGACGCCTTCAAGGTCATGCAGGACTATCTGACGAAGTATCCGAAGATCGACGTCGTATGGTGCCAGGATGACGACATGGCCGTCGGCGTGCTGCAGGCGATCGAGCAGGCCAAGCGCACCGACATCAAGTATGTCGTCGCCGGCGCCGGCTCGAAGGACATGGTCAAGAAGGTCATGGACGGCGACAAGATGATCCCGGTCGACGTTCTCTATCCGCCGGCAATGGTTGGTACCGCCATGGAACTGACGGCAGCTGGCCTCTACGACCAGGTTCCGGTTCGCGGCACCTTCGTCCTCGACGCGACGCTGGTCACGAAGGACAACGCCAAGGACTTCTACTTCCCGGATTCTCCGTTCTGA